Proteins encoded together in one Variovorax paradoxus window:
- a CDS encoding PilZ domain-containing protein, producing MNQPAAPAAAATPQRPSVIQLAIKEKGALYAAYIPLFAEGGIFIPTSREYRLGDDVYVLLTLPEDPQRYPVAGKVAWITPQRAAGNRAPGVGIRFPSDEKSRQLKARIEAALGGSMASDRPTQTI from the coding sequence ATGAACCAACCAGCCGCCCCCGCCGCCGCCGCAACGCCTCAACGGCCAAGCGTGATCCAGCTCGCCATCAAGGAAAAGGGCGCGCTCTACGCCGCCTACATTCCGCTGTTTGCCGAAGGCGGCATCTTCATTCCCACGTCGCGCGAATACCGGCTGGGCGACGATGTCTATGTGCTGCTGACGCTGCCTGAAGACCCGCAACGTTACCCCGTGGCCGGCAAGGTCGCATGGATCACGCCGCAGCGCGCCGCCGGCAACCGGGCGCCGGGCGTCGGCATCCGCTTTCCGTCGGACGAAAAGTCGCGCCAGCTCAAGGCGCGCATCGAGGCGGCGCTCGGCGGCTCGATGGCCTCCGACCGCCCCACACAAACTATCTAG
- a CDS encoding TatD family hydrolase, with amino-acid sequence MFTDSHCHLTFPEFADQMPQIRAAMAEAQVDRALCICTKLEEFDDVQALAARYDNFWASVGVHPDNEDIAEPTVDDLVRRAALPKVVAIGETGLDYYQMEERKGGRSISDMEWQRDRFRVHIRAAQQTRMPLVIHTREASADTLAILKEEGEHGSGKAAGGVFHCFTETAEVARAALDLGFYISFSGILTFKKAQDLRDVAAFVPLDRMLIETDSPYLAPVPYRGKTNNPSYVPYVAKQIAELRKLPIEAVATATSDNFETLFKGVKTK; translated from the coding sequence ATGTTTACCGATTCCCACTGCCACCTCACTTTCCCCGAGTTCGCGGACCAGATGCCGCAAATCCGCGCAGCCATGGCCGAAGCGCAGGTCGACCGGGCCTTGTGCATCTGCACCAAGCTCGAAGAGTTCGATGACGTGCAGGCCCTGGCGGCCCGCTACGACAACTTCTGGGCCAGCGTGGGCGTGCACCCCGACAACGAGGACATCGCCGAGCCCACGGTCGATGACCTGGTTCGCCGTGCGGCCTTGCCCAAGGTAGTGGCCATCGGGGAGACCGGGCTCGACTACTACCAGATGGAAGAGCGCAAGGGCGGGCGCAGCATTTCGGACATGGAATGGCAGCGCGACCGCTTCCGCGTGCACATTCGCGCCGCGCAGCAAACCCGCATGCCGCTGGTCATTCACACCCGCGAGGCCTCCGCCGATACGCTTGCCATCCTGAAAGAGGAGGGCGAACACGGCTCCGGCAAGGCCGCAGGCGGCGTGTTCCATTGCTTTACCGAAACCGCCGAAGTCGCGCGCGCGGCGCTCGACCTCGGGTTCTACATTTCCTTTTCAGGCATCCTGACTTTCAAGAAGGCGCAGGACCTGCGCGACGTGGCCGCCTTTGTGCCGCTGGACCGGATGCTGATCGAGACCGACAGCCCTTATCTGGCCCCGGTGCCGTACCGCGGCAAGACCAACAATCCGTCGTACGTGCCGTACGTCGCAAAGCAGATTGCCGAGCTGCGCAAGCTGCCCATCGAAGCAGTCGCAACGGCTACGAGCGACAACTTCGAAACGCTGTTCAAGGGAGTAAAAACAAAATGA
- a CDS encoding ankyrin repeat domain-containing protein produces MRNYIKKFFYVAVAAATFAAHAGSFEDFFRAVRGDNASGVRTLLQRGFDPNTRDEHGQTGLIIALREPSPKVAQVLLESPQTDVDIANAKDETPLMLAAIKGQQDIVAQLLKRDAAVNKTGWTPLHYAASSGQLSIMKVLLDNFAFIDAQSPNGTTPLMMAAMYGSTEAVKLLLAEGADTTMKNQLGMTAVDFATKANRPEAAQLITAAAGAKPAPQAIPKDGKW; encoded by the coding sequence ATGAGAAATTACATTAAGAAGTTCTTCTATGTGGCTGTCGCTGCAGCAACTTTTGCCGCACACGCAGGTTCGTTCGAAGATTTCTTCCGGGCCGTGCGCGGAGACAACGCCAGCGGTGTGCGCACCTTGCTGCAGCGCGGTTTCGATCCCAACACGCGCGACGAACACGGCCAGACCGGCCTGATCATCGCCCTGCGCGAACCGTCGCCCAAGGTCGCCCAGGTGCTGCTCGAGTCGCCGCAAACCGACGTCGACATTGCCAACGCCAAGGACGAAACCCCGCTGATGCTGGCCGCCATCAAGGGCCAGCAAGACATCGTCGCCCAGCTGCTCAAGCGCGACGCCGCCGTCAACAAGACCGGCTGGACGCCGCTTCACTATGCCGCCAGCAGCGGCCAGTTGAGCATCATGAAAGTGCTGCTCGACAACTTTGCCTTCATCGATGCGCAATCGCCCAACGGCACGACGCCGCTCATGATGGCTGCGATGTATGGATCGACAGAAGCCGTGAAGCTGCTGCTGGCCGAAGGCGCGGACACCACCATGAAGAACCAGCTCGGCATGACCGCAGTCGACTTCGCAACCAAGGCCAATCGCCCGGAAGCCGCGCAACTCATTACGGCTGCCGCCGGCGCAAAGCCGGCACCTCAAGCGATTCCCAAAGACGGCAAGTGGTGA